A single Pseudodesulfovibrio aespoeensis Aspo-2 DNA region contains:
- a CDS encoding ArnT family glycosyltransferase, which translates to MTPINASTNDRNRTILIILGIFLLSVAVRVLTAEYIDIGGDNSEKWRQAHRLVEGLGYSVWYQQTVRWAIMLPLAGIIKAFGLNPVLAYIQPILFSSAAAVFIFLIGQRLHSRSLGLTAALATIIFPQMAQTGSQLWPGVFELGFLSLCVWLILVWLDTRSRTTLVLAALAFFLGWGSRVTMIYAAPGLALLIWLPGRNYKALFSFGAVVAALFLVEWAVFWQITGNPMGRIGIITGTHIQSAGLDITLTEYLLSFLKLSKLKGLVAVWVACLGGAVYVAARGDSRWRALALLYVIYTFLLLYMISGVSPLKLAMPVGTRFWGVVAPFGLLLLLRALFDLKEVRPRTAMALMGLVFAAFLGFTAKKIPPVNSLAQISRDYGLLAPILAERKPVLMRYEHWQPDFIEEHIIAAITGKRGTRVPREDHVLAAIHRNHARMIALFLPDVSQYDAYLEADTLTATDYTTYLFTPPGAAPDEPPAAEIIYGRKLHRAIALPR; encoded by the coding sequence ATGACCCCAATCAACGCCTCCACCAATGACCGCAACCGGACCATCCTCATCATCCTGGGCATCTTTCTGCTCAGCGTGGCCGTGCGCGTGCTCACCGCCGAATACATCGACATCGGCGGCGACAACTCGGAGAAATGGAGGCAGGCGCACCGGCTGGTCGAGGGGCTGGGCTACTCGGTCTGGTACCAGCAGACCGTGCGCTGGGCCATCATGCTCCCCCTGGCAGGCATCATCAAGGCGTTCGGCCTCAATCCGGTCCTGGCCTACATCCAGCCGATCCTCTTCTCGTCAGCCGCGGCAGTGTTCATCTTCCTCATCGGGCAACGGCTGCACAGCCGCAGCCTCGGCCTGACCGCCGCCCTGGCCACCATCATCTTCCCGCAGATGGCCCAGACCGGCAGCCAGCTCTGGCCCGGCGTCTTCGAGCTGGGCTTTCTGTCCCTGTGCGTCTGGCTGATCCTCGTCTGGCTCGACACCCGGTCGCGGACCACCCTTGTCCTGGCCGCCCTGGCCTTCTTCCTCGGCTGGGGGAGCCGGGTGACCATGATCTACGCCGCTCCGGGGCTGGCCCTGCTCATCTGGCTGCCCGGCAGGAACTACAAGGCCCTGTTCAGCTTCGGCGCCGTCGTGGCCGCCCTGTTCCTGGTGGAGTGGGCGGTCTTCTGGCAGATCACGGGCAACCCCATGGGCCGCATCGGCATCATTACCGGCACCCACATCCAGTCCGCCGGGCTGGACATCACGCTGACAGAATATCTCCTGAGCTTCCTCAAGCTGTCCAAGCTCAAGGGGCTGGTTGCGGTCTGGGTCGCCTGCCTTGGCGGCGCAGTCTATGTGGCGGCGCGGGGCGACAGCCGTTGGCGCGCCCTGGCCCTGCTCTATGTCATCTACACGTTCCTGCTGCTCTACATGATCTCCGGCGTTTCCCCGCTCAAGCTGGCCATGCCGGTAGGCACCCGCTTCTGGGGCGTTGTCGCTCCCTTTGGCCTGCTGCTCCTGCTGCGCGCGCTTTTCGACCTGAAAGAGGTCCGGCCACGGACGGCCATGGCACTCATGGGCCTCGTCTTCGCGGCCTTCCTCGGATTCACCGCCAAGAAGATCCCGCCCGTGAACTCCCTGGCCCAGATCAGCCGCGACTACGGCCTGCTCGCGCCCATCCTGGCCGAACGCAAGCCCGTGCTCATGCGCTACGAGCACTGGCAGCCCGACTTCATCGAGGAGCACATCATCGCGGCCATCACCGGCAAACGCGGCACCCGCGTCCCGCGCGAGGACCATGTGCTGGCGGCCATACACCGCAACCACGCGCGCATGATCGCCCTGTTCCTCCCGGACGTGTCGCAGTACGACGCCTATCTTGAGGCTGACACGCTCACGGCCACGGACTATACCACCTATCTCTTCACGCCTCCCGGCGCAGCCCCGGACGAACCGCCCGCCGCGGAAATCATCTACGGACGCAAACTGCACAGGGCGATCGCCCTGCCCCGATAG
- a CDS encoding Gfo/Idh/MocA family protein yields the protein MRSLIIGYGSIGARHARLLAEMGHEVRCVTRNPQCPFPVFTDLADALDGNMPGLTVISTPTADHHDTLRALLAHGFSGRILVEKPLFDHVPATLPPETAHIFAAYNLRLHPLVQEAARLLTDRPIFSARFFVGQYLPDWRPGTDYTAGYSARRDQGGGVLRDLSHELDLALHLLGPWRRVAAIGGHFSDLAIDSDDVFDLLLETSRCPSVSIHLDYLNRTARRGFEINAQELSIHADFITGRLEAEGQAKVFDLDRDATYRAQLAALTSGETARLCSFEQGLAVLGLIEAAERAATQGQWVTA from the coding sequence ATGCGCTCCCTGATCATCGGATACGGCTCCATCGGCGCACGGCACGCCCGCCTGCTCGCGGAGATGGGCCACGAGGTGCGGTGCGTGACACGCAACCCGCAGTGTCCGTTTCCGGTCTTCACCGACCTCGCCGACGCCCTGGACGGGAACATGCCGGGCCTGACCGTGATCTCCACCCCCACGGCAGACCATCACGACACCCTGCGCGCCTTGCTCGCTCACGGGTTCAGCGGCCGCATCCTGGTGGAAAAACCCCTCTTCGACCATGTTCCGGCGACCCTCCCGCCAGAGACGGCACACATTTTCGCGGCCTACAACCTGCGCCTGCACCCCCTGGTGCAGGAGGCCGCCCGGCTCCTGACCGACCGCCCAATCTTCTCGGCCCGTTTCTTTGTCGGCCAGTATCTGCCCGACTGGCGGCCCGGCACAGACTACACCGCCGGGTATTCGGCCCGGCGCGATCAGGGCGGCGGCGTGCTGCGCGACCTCTCCCACGAGCTGGACCTCGCCCTGCACCTGCTCGGCCCGTGGCGCAGGGTCGCGGCCATCGGCGGCCATTTCAGCGATCTGGCCATCGATTCGGATGATGTCTTTGACCTGCTCCTTGAGACCAGCCGCTGCCCGTCGGTGTCCATCCACCTCGACTATCTCAACCGCACCGCCCGGCGGGGGTTCGAGATCAACGCCCAGGAACTGAGCATCCACGCGGACTTCATCACCGGACGGCTCGAAGCCGAGGGGCAGGCCAAGGTTTTCGACCTCGACCGGGACGCCACCTACCGGGCACAACTTGCGGCGCTGACTTCGGGCGAGACGGCCCGGCTGTGCTCCTTTGAACAGGGGCTGGCCGTGCTCGGCCTGATCGAGGCCGCCGAACGCGCCGCAACACAGGGCCAATGGGTGACGGCATGA
- a CDS encoding LegC family aminotransferase has translation MQRITAFIRHLYGEPDAFIPLHAPVFAGREREYLCDCVDTTFVSSVGKYVDRFEQMTADYTGAGRAVAVVNGTCALEMALRLLDVGPGDLVLTQALTFVATANAIAHTGATPVFLDSDPDTLGLSPDALLRFLQNDQATGRRVGACVPVHILGHACRIREICEICAAWNIPVVEDAAEALGSTLNGKHLGTFGQVGVLSYNGNKTITTGGGGMLLTDDPALGARAKHLTTTAKQPHPWEFRHDEPGWNFRMPNINAALGCAQMERLDDILRDKREIASAYRDFFTSFNGAQYLDAPTGCDANFWLNTVLFEDNTRRDEFLEFSNAHGVMTRPLWTLMPELPMFRDNARDDLSVARNSCDRAVNLPSGPRLRGVQS, from the coding sequence GTGCAGCGCATCACCGCCTTTATCCGGCACCTCTACGGCGAGCCGGACGCCTTCATCCCGCTCCATGCGCCAGTCTTTGCGGGCCGCGAGCGCGAGTACCTGTGCGACTGCGTGGACACCACCTTTGTCTCCAGCGTGGGCAAGTACGTGGACCGTTTCGAACAGATGACCGCCGACTATACCGGAGCGGGACGCGCCGTGGCCGTGGTCAACGGCACCTGCGCCCTGGAAATGGCGCTCCGCCTGTTGGATGTCGGCCCCGGCGATCTGGTGCTGACCCAGGCCCTGACCTTTGTAGCCACGGCCAACGCCATTGCCCACACCGGGGCCACCCCGGTCTTTCTGGACTCAGACCCGGACACCCTGGGCCTGAGCCCGGACGCGCTCCTGCGCTTCCTTCAGAACGATCAGGCCACAGGCCGCCGCGTGGGGGCCTGCGTCCCGGTCCACATCCTGGGCCACGCCTGCCGCATCCGCGAGATCTGCGAAATCTGCGCGGCCTGGAACATCCCGGTGGTGGAGGACGCGGCAGAAGCGCTGGGCTCCACCCTGAACGGCAAGCACCTGGGCACCTTCGGGCAGGTCGGCGTGCTCAGCTACAACGGCAACAAGACCATCACCACGGGCGGCGGCGGAATGCTCCTGACCGACGACCCGGCCCTTGGCGCGCGGGCAAAGCACCTGACCACCACGGCCAAGCAGCCCCACCCGTGGGAGTTTCGCCACGACGAACCGGGCTGGAACTTCCGCATGCCCAACATCAACGCCGCCCTGGGCTGCGCCCAGATGGAGCGGCTGGACGACATCCTGCGCGACAAGCGGGAAATCGCCTCGGCCTACCGCGATTTCTTCACCTCGTTCAACGGCGCGCAGTACCTTGACGCGCCCACCGGGTGCGACGCCAACTTCTGGCTGAACACCGTACTCTTCGAAGACAACACCCGGCGCGACGAGTTCCTGGAATTTTCCAACGCACACGGCGTCATGACCCGTCCCCTGTGGACACTGATGCCGGAGCTGCCCATGTTCCGCGACAACGCCCGCGACGACCTGTCCGTTGCCAGGAACAGCTGCGACCGCGCCGTCAACCTGCCCAGCGGACCACGCCTGCGGGGGGTGCAATCATGA
- the neuB gene encoding N-acetylneuraminate synthase — MSHAPVLIIAEAGVNHNGDLDIARRLIDAAARAGADAVKFQTFRADEIVTAGAQKAEYQKQASGATEPQRNESQLDMLRRLELDETAHRLLAAHCQKQGIEFLSTPFDAHSLDMLLGMGVRIIKIPSGEITNLPYLRQAGAKGRPVILSTGMATLAEIRDAVAVLEAAGTPRTAITLLHCNTQYPTPFQDANLLAVRTLAREFPDCPAGYSDHTAGIACPIAAVALGARVIEKHFTLDQTMPGPDHAASIVPDELTAMVAAIREIELALGTGVKEPSDSERANIGIARRYLVATRPIRRGEPFDATNVAAKRTGTGGVSPMRWDEIMGAPAPRDFEPGEAIEP; from the coding sequence ATGAGCCACGCCCCGGTCCTGATCATCGCCGAGGCGGGCGTGAACCACAACGGCGACCTGGACATCGCCCGCCGCCTCATCGACGCGGCGGCACGCGCCGGGGCCGACGCGGTCAAGTTCCAGACCTTCCGGGCCGACGAAATCGTCACCGCCGGGGCACAAAAGGCTGAGTACCAGAAGCAGGCCTCTGGAGCGACCGAGCCACAGAGAAACGAGTCGCAGCTGGATATGCTGCGCAGGCTTGAACTGGACGAAACAGCCCACCGCCTGCTTGCAGCCCACTGCCAGAAGCAGGGCATCGAATTCCTGTCCACCCCCTTTGACGCGCACAGCCTGGACATGCTCCTTGGCATGGGCGTGCGGATCATCAAGATCCCCTCGGGCGAGATCACCAACCTGCCCTACCTGCGCCAAGCCGGGGCCAAGGGCAGGCCCGTCATCCTGTCCACGGGCATGGCAACCCTGGCCGAGATCAGGGACGCGGTGGCGGTACTCGAAGCGGCAGGCACCCCGCGGACCGCGATCACCCTGCTCCACTGCAACACCCAGTACCCGACCCCGTTTCAGGACGCCAACCTCCTGGCCGTGCGCACCCTGGCCCGCGAATTCCCGGACTGCCCGGCGGGCTATTCCGACCACACGGCGGGCATCGCCTGCCCCATTGCCGCCGTGGCCCTCGGCGCGCGCGTCATCGAAAAGCATTTCACGCTCGACCAGACCATGCCCGGCCCGGACCACGCGGCCTCCATCGTCCCGGACGAACTGACCGCCATGGTCGCCGCCATCCGGGAGATCGAGCTGGCCCTTGGCACCGGGGTCAAAGAGCCGAGCGACAGCGAACGCGCCAACATCGGCATAGCCCGCCGCTACCTTGTGGCAACCCGTCCCATCCGTCGCGGCGAACCTTTTGACGCGACCAACGTGGCGGCCAAGCGGACCGGCACGGGCGGCGTCTCCCCCATGCGCTGGGACGAGATCATGGGCGCGCCCGCGCCCAGGGATTTCGAACCAGGGGAGGCCATCGAGCCATGA
- the neuC gene encoding UDP-N-acetylglucosamine 2-epimerase, with amino-acid sequence MNICVFTGTRAEYGLLKPIMDRIRADNGLTLSLIVSGSHLSPRHGHTVDAILADGFTPDALVPLPLEDDTPLGTARALGVGVGEYANALERIKPDMLVVLGDRYETFACATAAALIRVPVAHLHGGETTEGAVDEFFRHAVTKMAHLHFASCEKHRQRIIQLGEHPDTVFDVGAVGVEIALSLPLLSRTELESAIGFAMGDKCLLTTYHPVTLGDDGPEQVQQFFAGLETVLGQDREVTVILTGANADPGASAIDAAAARLAGRHPGRVHAAASLGQLRYLSAMKHCAAVVGNSSSGIIEAPSLGVPTVNVGSRQQGRERAASVLDCPAKAEAVARTISRALAPPTGDIVKAARNPYEKTGTSQRIVAEIKKRGPGTVKSFHDIKPCPQGGNGEGHHS; translated from the coding sequence ATGAACATCTGCGTCTTCACCGGCACCCGCGCCGAATATGGCCTGCTCAAGCCGATCATGGACCGTATCCGGGCGGACAACGGCCTCACCCTGTCGCTCATCGTCTCGGGTTCGCACCTTTCGCCCCGCCACGGCCACACCGTGGACGCCATCCTGGCCGACGGCTTCACGCCGGACGCCCTGGTGCCGCTCCCCCTTGAGGACGACACGCCGCTTGGCACGGCCCGCGCCCTGGGCGTGGGCGTGGGCGAATACGCCAATGCGCTGGAGCGCATCAAACCGGACATGCTCGTCGTGCTGGGCGACCGCTACGAGACCTTTGCCTGCGCCACGGCTGCGGCCCTGATCCGGGTACCTGTGGCCCATCTGCACGGCGGCGAGACCACCGAGGGTGCAGTGGACGAATTCTTCCGGCATGCCGTCACCAAGATGGCCCACCTCCACTTCGCCTCCTGCGAGAAGCACCGGCAGCGCATCATCCAGCTCGGCGAACACCCGGACACCGTGTTCGATGTCGGGGCAGTGGGTGTCGAGATCGCCCTGTCCCTGCCCCTCCTGAGCAGGACGGAGCTGGAATCGGCCATCGGTTTCGCCATGGGCGACAAGTGCCTGCTGACCACCTACCACCCCGTGACCCTCGGCGACGACGGACCGGAACAGGTGCAGCAATTCTTCGCCGGGCTCGAAACAGTCCTCGGGCAGGACCGGGAAGTCACGGTCATCCTGACCGGAGCCAATGCCGACCCAGGCGCATCAGCCATCGACGCCGCAGCGGCCCGACTGGCCGGGCGTCATCCGGGCCGGGTCCACGCGGCTGCGTCCCTGGGCCAGTTGCGCTACCTCTCGGCCATGAAGCACTGCGCGGCAGTGGTGGGCAACTCGTCCTCCGGCATCATCGAGGCGCCGAGCCTGGGCGTCCCCACGGTCAATGTCGGCTCCAGACAGCAGGGCCGCGAACGGGCGGCCAGCGTGCTCGACTGCCCGGCCAAGGCCGAGGCCGTGGCCCGGACCATCAGTCGTGCCCTTGCCCCGCCCACCGGCGACATTGTCAAGGCGGCCCGAAACCCGTATGAAAAGACCGGGACGAGCCAGCGCATCGTCGCGGAGATCAAAAAGCGTGGCCCGGGAACTGTCAAATCATTCCACGACATCAAGCCATGCCCGCAAGGCGGCAATGGCGAGGGACACCATTCATGA
- a CDS encoding NAD-dependent 4,6-dehydratase LegB: MNLSKKKILVTGADGFIGSHLVEHLVRQGHSVRAFVLYNSFNSWGWLDESAREITDAIEIFAGDIRDPNGVRESMKGCDVVLHLAALIAIPYSYHSPDTYVDTNVKGTLNVVQAARDLGVERVVHTSTSEVYGTARFVPITEDHPLQGQSPYSATKIGADQIAMSFHNAFEIPVSIIRPFNTYGPRQSARAVIPTVITQIASGTRQIKLGALTPTRDFNYVMDTVRGFEAVAASDACVGEVVNVGSGFEVSIGDTARAIAEVMGADIEIVCDQQRLRPEKSEVERLFAGNAKVLELCGWAPEFGGLDGFKRGLKLTAQWFAEPGNLRRYKSDTYNI; the protein is encoded by the coding sequence ATGAATCTATCCAAGAAAAAAATCCTGGTCACCGGGGCCGACGGCTTCATCGGCTCGCATCTGGTGGAGCATCTTGTCCGCCAGGGACACTCGGTGCGGGCGTTCGTCCTCTACAATTCCTTCAACTCCTGGGGCTGGCTCGACGAGTCGGCCCGCGAGATCACGGACGCGATCGAGATATTCGCCGGAGACATCCGCGATCCCAACGGCGTGCGCGAATCCATGAAGGGGTGCGACGTGGTCCTGCATCTGGCCGCGCTCATCGCCATCCCCTACTCCTACCACTCGCCCGACACCTATGTGGACACCAACGTCAAGGGCACCCTCAACGTGGTTCAGGCGGCCCGCGACCTGGGCGTGGAGCGCGTGGTCCACACCTCCACCAGCGAGGTCTACGGCACGGCCCGCTTCGTGCCCATCACCGAGGACCATCCGCTCCAGGGCCAATCGCCCTACTCGGCCACCAAGATCGGCGCGGACCAGATCGCCATGAGCTTTCACAACGCCTTCGAGATCCCGGTCTCCATCATCCGCCCCTTCAACACCTATGGCCCCCGCCAGAGCGCGCGGGCGGTCATCCCCACGGTCATCACCCAGATCGCGAGCGGGACGCGCCAGATCAAGCTGGGAGCCCTCACCCCGACCCGCGACTTCAACTACGTCATGGACACGGTGCGCGGCTTCGAGGCCGTGGCCGCGTCCGACGCCTGCGTGGGCGAGGTGGTCAACGTGGGCAGCGGCTTCGAGGTTTCCATAGGCGACACGGCCCGGGCCATTGCCGAGGTCATGGGCGCGGACATCGAGATCGTCTGCGACCAGCAGCGGCTGCGCCCGGAAAAGAGCGAGGTCGAACGCCTTTTCGCTGGCAATGCCAAAGTCCTTGAGCTGTGCGGCTGGGCACCGGAATTCGGCGGACTCGACGGCTTCAAGCGCGGCCTTAAGCTGACCGCCCAGTGGTTCGCCGAGCCAGGGAATCTGCGCCGCTACAAGTCGGACACCTACAACATCTAG
- a CDS encoding glycosyltransferase family 9 protein, with amino-acid sequence MKDTLDLTTYEPRRILVCQLRQIGDVVLATPSIRMLRQRYPQAQIHVLTEKKCASVLENNPHIDHVWAIDKIALRNPLKALAFYARVGRSGYDLVVDFQQLPRCRWVLMFSRAPVKLTVEPSWYNRPFYTHWSKPVYGYAALCKAGVLGPLGIAWDGMPPEIWLTDKEKDWAKDFITAEGMAPERFVTVDPSHRRITRQWPARHFAGLIRLMREAHPQLKFLVLYGPGEQEVAREVADLAGEGVIVPDRMLSLREMAAVQARAALHLGNCSAPRHFAVAVGTPSLIIHGATGFGWRFPSEQHVSTTNRLDCFSCNKNHCETRQCLEECHPEECIAEALRLLTFKMA; translated from the coding sequence ATGAAAGACACCCTTGACCTGACCACTTACGAACCACGGCGCATACTCGTCTGCCAACTGCGGCAGATCGGCGACGTGGTGCTCGCCACGCCGTCCATCCGGATGCTGCGCCAGCGCTATCCCCAGGCGCAGATCCATGTGCTGACCGAGAAAAAATGCGCTTCGGTGCTGGAAAACAATCCGCACATCGACCATGTCTGGGCCATTGACAAGATAGCATTGCGCAATCCTCTGAAGGCCCTGGCCTTTTATGCCCGTGTCGGGCGGTCCGGCTATGACCTCGTGGTGGATTTCCAGCAACTGCCCCGGTGCCGCTGGGTGCTCATGTTCTCGCGCGCGCCGGTCAAGCTGACCGTGGAGCCCTCCTGGTACAACCGGCCTTTCTACACCCACTGGAGCAAACCGGTCTACGGCTACGCGGCCCTGTGCAAGGCAGGAGTGCTCGGCCCGCTGGGCATCGCCTGGGACGGCATGCCGCCGGAAATCTGGCTGACCGACAAGGAAAAGGACTGGGCCAAAGACTTCATCACCGCCGAGGGAATGGCCCCGGAGCGGTTCGTCACCGTGGACCCGAGCCACCGCCGAATCACCCGGCAGTGGCCCGCCCGGCACTTCGCAGGGCTCATCCGGCTGATGCGCGAGGCCCATCCGCAGCTCAAGTTTCTCGTTCTCTACGGCCCCGGCGAGCAGGAAGTGGCCCGCGAGGTGGCTGATCTGGCAGGAGAAGGCGTCATTGTCCCGGACCGCATGCTCTCCCTGCGCGAGATGGCGGCGGTGCAGGCCAGGGCCGCGCTGCACCTTGGCAACTGCTCCGCGCCCAGGCACTTTGCCGTGGCCGTGGGCACGCCCTCGCTGATCATCCACGGGGCCACCGGTTTCGGCTGGCGCTTCCCGTCCGAGCAGCACGTCAGCACCACCAACCGGCTCGACTGCTTCTCCTGCAACAAGAACCACTGTGAAACGAGACAATGCCTTGAGGAGTGCCATCCTGAGGAGTGCATCGCCGAAGCCCTCCGGCTCCTGACCTTCAAGATGGCCTGA
- a CDS encoding nucleotidyltransferase family protein, protein MKDWRKAVIPLTATVRDAVEALTLSSVQIALVARENGHLDGVITDGDIRRGLLAGKTLKSPAREVMETNFFTARESDDPAVLLATMRERDFRQVPLLDADGCLVGLRTLMDMITPPKRDNWVVLMAGGLGQRLRPLTEDCPKPLLSVGGKPLLETILGQFVEHGFEKFYISVNYRAEMVEAHFGDGSRHNVEIRYLRENEQLGTAGALGLMEEKPEAPIFVMNGDLLTRVDFPGMLDFHLAQKARATMAVRSFDIQVPFGVVQVDNHRITSIEEKPVHQFFVNAGIYVLAPDVAAAIPKGNYLDMPTLFSQLMDAGETTAAFPIHEYWMDIGRKQDFDQANCDYDMHFKGMPQGR, encoded by the coding sequence ATGAAGGATTGGAGAAAAGCGGTCATCCCCCTGACCGCCACCGTGCGCGACGCCGTGGAGGCGCTGACCCTGTCGAGCGTGCAGATAGCCCTGGTGGCCCGCGAAAACGGCCACCTTGACGGCGTCATCACCGACGGCGACATCCGCCGCGGCCTGCTGGCGGGCAAGACCCTGAAATCACCGGCCCGCGAAGTGATGGAGACCAATTTCTTCACAGCGCGCGAGAGCGATGATCCGGCGGTCCTGCTGGCCACCATGCGCGAGCGGGACTTCCGACAGGTGCCGCTGCTCGACGCGGACGGGTGCCTTGTGGGGCTGCGCACGCTCATGGACATGATCACCCCGCCCAAGCGCGACAACTGGGTGGTGCTCATGGCCGGCGGCTTGGGCCAGCGGTTGCGCCCCCTGACCGAGGACTGCCCCAAGCCGCTGCTGTCCGTGGGCGGCAAACCCCTGCTCGAAACCATCCTCGGCCAGTTCGTGGAGCACGGATTCGAAAAATTCTACATCTCGGTCAACTACCGGGCCGAGATGGTCGAGGCGCATTTCGGCGACGGCTCGCGCCACAACGTGGAGATCCGCTACCTGCGCGAGAACGAGCAGCTCGGCACAGCCGGAGCGCTCGGCCTGATGGAAGAGAAGCCCGAGGCGCCCATCTTTGTCATGAACGGCGACCTGCTGACCCGGGTGGACTTTCCCGGCATGCTCGACTTTCACCTCGCCCAAAAGGCCAGGGCGACCATGGCCGTGCGCAGCTTCGACATCCAGGTGCCATTTGGCGTTGTCCAGGTGGACAACCACCGGATCACCAGCATCGAGGAGAAGCCGGTCCACCAGTTTTTCGTCAACGCGGGCATCTATGTCCTGGCCCCGGACGTGGCGGCGGCCATCCCCAAGGGAAACTACCTGGACATGCCCACCCTCTTCAGCCAGCTCATGGACGCGGGCGAAACCACGGCGGCCTTCCCCATCCACGAATACTGGATGGACATCGGCAGGAAACAGGACTTCGATCAGGCCAACTGCGACTACGACATGCACTTCAAGGGCATGCCCCAGGGCCGGTAG